The Malus sylvestris chromosome 12, drMalSylv7.2, whole genome shotgun sequence genome contains a region encoding:
- the LOC126593316 gene encoding thaumatin-like protein isoform X2, which produces MPTSSFLFPILYLLISISITNGAQLILVNNCHESIWPGILGSAGVDTPQSGGLHLGSGEESVLDVPEKWSGRIWGRQGCFFDSNGKGNCETGDCFGQLHCQGKGGVPPATVVEMTLGTSTSPLHFYDVSLVDGFNLPVSMKPVGGGIGCGVASCEVDLNVCCPSALEVRRGGRVVGCKSACLAMQSAKYCCTGSYANPNTCKPTLFAHLFKAICPKAYSYAFDDSSSLNKCRASRYVITFCPPH; this is translated from the exons ATGCCAACTTCCTCTTTTCTCTTCCCCATACTCTATCTACTAATCTCTATCTCAATTACAA ATGGGGCTCAACTGATTCTAGTGAACAACTGCCATGAAAGCATATGGCCCGGTATACTCGGCAGTGCAGGCGTAGACACTCCTCAAAGCGGCGGTTTACATCTTGGCAGCGGCGAGGAATCAGTTCTTGATGTACCTGAGAAGTGGTCAGGAAGAATATGGGGCAGGCAGGGTTGCTTCTTTGACAGTAATGGAAAAGGCAACTGTGAGACCGGCGATTGTTTTGGCCAATTGCATTGCCAAGGAAAAGGAGGCGTGCCTCCAGCGACCGTGGTTGAAATGACGCTCGGAACATCAACTTCACCCCTGCATTTCTATGATGTGAGTTTGGTTGATGGCTTTAACTTGCCCGTGTCAATGAAGCCGGTTGGTGGGGGAATAGGGTGCGGTGTTGCCTCATGCGAGGTTGATTTGAACGTGTGCTGCCCATCTGCGTTGGAAGTGAGGAGAGGAGGCAGGGTGGTCGGGTGTAAGAGTGCCTGCTTGGCTATGCAGTCTGCGAAGTATTGCTGCACAGGAAGCTACGCAAACCCAAACACTTGCAAACCAACCCTTTTCGCACATCTGTTTAAGGCCATATGCCCCAAGGCTTATAGTTATGCCTTTGATGACTCCTCCAGCCTTAACAAATGCCGGGCTTCGCGGTATGTCATCACTTTCTGCCCTCCACATTGA
- the LOC126593316 gene encoding thaumatin-like protein isoform X1 has translation MPTSSFLFPILYLLISISITSKSSSLLYGAQLILVNNCHESIWPGILGSAGVDTPQSGGLHLGSGEESVLDVPEKWSGRIWGRQGCFFDSNGKGNCETGDCFGQLHCQGKGGVPPATVVEMTLGTSTSPLHFYDVSLVDGFNLPVSMKPVGGGIGCGVASCEVDLNVCCPSALEVRRGGRVVGCKSACLAMQSAKYCCTGSYANPNTCKPTLFAHLFKAICPKAYSYAFDDSSSLNKCRASRYVITFCPPH, from the exons ATGCCAACTTCCTCTTTTCTCTTCCCCATACTCTATCTACTAATCTCTATCTCAATTACAAGCAAGTCTTCATCTCTTCTAT ATGGGGCTCAACTGATTCTAGTGAACAACTGCCATGAAAGCATATGGCCCGGTATACTCGGCAGTGCAGGCGTAGACACTCCTCAAAGCGGCGGTTTACATCTTGGCAGCGGCGAGGAATCAGTTCTTGATGTACCTGAGAAGTGGTCAGGAAGAATATGGGGCAGGCAGGGTTGCTTCTTTGACAGTAATGGAAAAGGCAACTGTGAGACCGGCGATTGTTTTGGCCAATTGCATTGCCAAGGAAAAGGAGGCGTGCCTCCAGCGACCGTGGTTGAAATGACGCTCGGAACATCAACTTCACCCCTGCATTTCTATGATGTGAGTTTGGTTGATGGCTTTAACTTGCCCGTGTCAATGAAGCCGGTTGGTGGGGGAATAGGGTGCGGTGTTGCCTCATGCGAGGTTGATTTGAACGTGTGCTGCCCATCTGCGTTGGAAGTGAGGAGAGGAGGCAGGGTGGTCGGGTGTAAGAGTGCCTGCTTGGCTATGCAGTCTGCGAAGTATTGCTGCACAGGAAGCTACGCAAACCCAAACACTTGCAAACCAACCCTTTTCGCACATCTGTTTAAGGCCATATGCCCCAAGGCTTATAGTTATGCCTTTGATGACTCCTCCAGCCTTAACAAATGCCGGGCTTCGCGGTATGTCATCACTTTCTGCCCTCCACATTGA